The genomic stretch ATAAGCTTTTTGATCGCGTCAAAGACCACTTTGAACTGCTGGTCGTATTTCCGTTCCATAGCCAGTATTTGTTTCTCCAGCTCCTTGTTCGATTGAAAAAGCTTTCTGAGTTGGACAAAGGTTCTCATTATAGCGATATTGACATCAAGTGCCTTTTGGCTTCTAAGTACACTGGAAAGCATAGCCACCCCTTGTTCGGTAAAGGCCATGGGAACGGCCCCACCTAAAATACTTCTGTTGGGTATCACATTCTGTGATACCAGTTCATCTATCTCAGGGACGCTGAGCTCGAACATGAAATCCTCCGGAAACCTGTCGAGG from Flagellimonas oceani encodes the following:
- a CDS encoding ORF6N domain-containing protein encodes the protein MTKIVSETIAETIHYLRGHKVILDFYLARLYEVETRSLKQQVKRNLDRFPEDFMFELSVPEIDELVSQNVIPNRSILGGAVPMAFTEQGVAMLSSVLRSQKALDVNIAIMRTFVQLRKLFQSNKELEKQILAMERKYDQQFKVVFDAIKKLIVKETGPRKRIGYK